CGGACCAGGTGAAAGAACTCGAGGGTGAAAGTGATCGACCGGAAATCATGACGGCGGACAATATCGAAAACCTCGTTGCACAGCTGAAGATCCCGCACGTCCTCATGATCCTGGTCCCGGCCGGGAAGCCCGTCGACCAGGTCATTCAAAGCTTGATTCCGCATCTTAAAGTTGCCGACATCGTGATCGACGGTGGCAATTCGCATTTCCGTGACACGGAGCGGCGGGCTGACTCGCTGAAAAAAGATGGCATCCACTACCTTGGAGTCGGGATCTCGGGCGGCGAATACGGCGCCCGCCATGGTCCCAGCATCATGCCCGGCGGCCCCGAAGAAGCGTACAAGATCGTCCAACCGATCCTCGAAGCGGTGGCGGCCAAAGTAGACGGCGAATCCTGCGTGACCTACCTCGGTCCCCGATCTGCGGGGCACTACGTTAAAATGGTCCACAACGGCATCGAATACGGCTTTATGCAAATCATTACAGAAAGCTACGACCTGATGAAGCGCGGCCTGGGCATGTCGAACGAGCAGATCGACGCGGTCATGACCGCCTGGAACGAGTGCAATCTGAGCAGCTATCTCATGGAAAACACCTCCGAGGTGTTCCACGAAATCGATCCCAAAACGGGCAAACCCCTGGTGGACGTCATTATTGACGAAGCGCAGCAAAACGGCGCGGGCAGATGGGCATCGCAGGATGCCATGGACGTCGGTATTCCGGTCATGACGATTAGCACAGCCGTTGCCATGCGCAATCTCTCGCTAGAAAAAGAGGAACGCGTCCGCGCCAGCCGCCTGCTCTCCGGTCCAGATCACACCTTTCCCGGAGACAACGCGCGATATCAGGCGGACCTCTACGATGCGGTCTACATGGCGATGATCCTCGTCTTCGATCAGGGTATGAGTCTCTTACACCAGGCCTCGAAGATTTACGACGATGGACTGGACCAGGCTGAAATCGCCCGCATCTGGTGCGGGGGCTGTATTATCCGCTCCGCCTTGTTGACGACCATCCGGCAAACGCATCTGGACCATCCGGACTTGTCCAATTTGCTTCTGGATTCGAGGCTGGGGCAGGAAGTCGATTCCCGACAGGAGCAGCTTCGGAACGTCGTCACCCTGGCTGCTGAATTGGGCGTTCCTATTCCTGGATTGATGTCCGCCCTGGCCTACTACGACGCTACACGCAGCGCCTGGCTGCCGGCGAATCTCATACAGGCACAGCGGGATTACTTCGGTGCACACAGGTTTCAACATGTAGACAGTCAGGGAGATTTCCACAACCAATGGGTAAAGGAGCAAACATCATGAACAACATGCGGCCCAAATCGACAGAAATGGTGATCTTTGGAGCAGGAGGAGATCTGACCTGGCGCAAGTTGATGCCGGCGCTTTACGATCTATTTTTGGATCAATGGCTGCCGGAGCAATTCGCGATCATCGGGGTGGATCGTAAAGCGATGAACGCGAAAAAATTCCATCAACGGCTGCGAGAAGGCGTTGATCGATTCTCGAGGCACGGCGCAACGGACGCGAAGAATTGGAAAGCATTCAGCTCGTACATCGTTGAGTACATCAGCGCCGATTTCTCCGATGCAGAAACGTATCGGGATTTGGCCAAGAAACTCGACGCCCGCGAGCAGGATTGGGGGGTTCCTGGGGTGCGTCTGTTCTATCTGGCCACACCGCCTTCGATGGTCGAGGTAATTGCTCCCGCACTCCGTGATTCCGGTTTGGTGGAAGACTCCGATCGCTCGCGAATCGTGGTGGAAAAACCATTCGGGAGAGATCTCGAATCGGCCCAAGCCTTGAATCGCTTGCTCGAAAAAAGCTTCGAAGAAAAACAGATTTACCGTATCGATCATTACCTGGGGAAGGAAACGGTACAGAACATCCTCGCCTTCCGCTTCGCCAATGCCCTCTTCGAGCCCCTTTGGGATCGACGCTACATCGACCACATCCAGATAACGGTCGCAGAACAGGTCGGCATAGAACACCGTGGTGCATATTATGAAAAGGCAGGCGCACTGCGTGATATGATCCAGAATCACTTAATGCAGATCTTGTGTCTGATTGCTATGGAACCCCCGGTATGTTTCGACGACAACGAAATTCGAAACAAGAAAGTCGACGTGCTGCGCGCCATCCGGCCGATCAGTGTGGAGAAAGCCCACCTATACGCTGCACGCGGCCAGTACAGCGCGGGATGGGAGGAGGGGGAAAAGGTCACGGGCTACCGACAAGAACCGGATGTTGCGCCGGATTCGAACACAGAAACATTCGCCGCCCTGAAATTGTTCGTCGACAACTGGCGCTGGCAGGGAATTCCGTTCTATCTGCGTACGGGGAAACGCTTGCCCGTGAGAGCTTCCGAGGTCGTAATCGAATTCCGCCCCGTTCCACACCAATCATTCCCCAACGCATCTGTCCCGAATTGGCATCCCAACCGCCTGGTCATCCGCATCCAACCCAGCGAAGACATCCTTCTTCGCTTCCAGGCCAAACAGCCCGGGCCCCGTTTGCTGCTCAGTCCGGTAGAAATGCGATTCAGCTATGCGGATGCATTCCAAACCATCCCACCGGAAGCCTATGAAACACTCCTGCTGGATGCGATGCTCGGCGACGCCACGCTGTTCATGCGCGCCGACCAAGTGGAAGCTGCGTGGGCCATCATCACGCCAATCCTCAAAGCCTGGGAGCAAGATCCACCCGTCGATTTTCCAAATTACCGAGCGAGTTCGTGGGGCCCGGAAGCCGCCGAAGTCCTCATCGCCCAAGACGGCCGCAGTTGGATTCAACCCGACCTGGGTTCAGAAGGCGATTCGGAGTTAGGAGGTGGCAAGCAGAGTACCGGTCGGGTATATCGTGCCCAGACGTCAGCTTCGTCACACGATGGAAAAGGAAACAAGGAAGTTCAAAAGTCAAAAACCGAGAGTTGACCACGTTATCGCCAATGTCGTCTGAAATAGGT
The sequence above is drawn from the Anaerolineales bacterium genome and encodes:
- the gndA gene encoding NADP-dependent phosphogluconate dehydrogenase is translated as MKNLVDIGMIGLGTMGRNLVLNVADYGHSVVGHDRNPDQVKELEGESDRPEIMTADNIENLVAQLKIPHVLMILVPAGKPVDQVIQSLIPHLKVADIVIDGGNSHFRDTERRADSLKKDGIHYLGVGISGGEYGARHGPSIMPGGPEEAYKIVQPILEAVAAKVDGESCVTYLGPRSAGHYVKMVHNGIEYGFMQIITESYDLMKRGLGMSNEQIDAVMTAWNECNLSSYLMENTSEVFHEIDPKTGKPLVDVIIDEAQQNGAGRWASQDAMDVGIPVMTISTAVAMRNLSLEKEERVRASRLLSGPDHTFPGDNARYQADLYDAVYMAMILVFDQGMSLLHQASKIYDDGLDQAEIARIWCGGCIIRSALLTTIRQTHLDHPDLSNLLLDSRLGQEVDSRQEQLRNVVTLAAELGVPIPGLMSALAYYDATRSAWLPANLIQAQRDYFGAHRFQHVDSQGDFHNQWVKEQTS
- the zwf gene encoding glucose-6-phosphate dehydrogenase, with the translated sequence MNNMRPKSTEMVIFGAGGDLTWRKLMPALYDLFLDQWLPEQFAIIGVDRKAMNAKKFHQRLREGVDRFSRHGATDAKNWKAFSSYIVEYISADFSDAETYRDLAKKLDAREQDWGVPGVRLFYLATPPSMVEVIAPALRDSGLVEDSDRSRIVVEKPFGRDLESAQALNRLLEKSFEEKQIYRIDHYLGKETVQNILAFRFANALFEPLWDRRYIDHIQITVAEQVGIEHRGAYYEKAGALRDMIQNHLMQILCLIAMEPPVCFDDNEIRNKKVDVLRAIRPISVEKAHLYAARGQYSAGWEEGEKVTGYRQEPDVAPDSNTETFAALKLFVDNWRWQGIPFYLRTGKRLPVRASEVVIEFRPVPHQSFPNASVPNWHPNRLVIRIQPSEDILLRFQAKQPGPRLLLSPVEMRFSYADAFQTIPPEAYETLLLDAMLGDATLFMRADQVEAAWAIITPILKAWEQDPPVDFPNYRASSWGPEAAEVLIAQDGRSWIQPDLGSEGDSELGGGKQSTGRVYRAQTSASSHDGKGNKEVQKSKTES